In Curtobacterium sp. TC1, the following proteins share a genomic window:
- a CDS encoding glycosyltransferase produces the protein MSTTSEPLHIGLVSLHTSPGDEPGSGEVGGMNVVVRHQAEALADRGHHVDIITRRSAPTQPDSVSLVPGVCLRFLSAGPAEPVPKGEHDAFIEPFRRELEQLGPFDVLHSHHWFSGAAALPVARERGIPHVQSFHSIAAGPETPLSEGERPESAGRIAGEQLLARESDAVVVVSEAEASTVRTRLGGADARIWIVPPGVDGSVFRPAAVGARRAATPYVVAAARVQPLKGLDLAIEAIAGISQEARPTLVIAGDASSEAGDYVDELRRLAAARGIADRVTFIGPQSRADLAFLFRGAAAVLVPSHSETYGLVALEGSASGVPVVAAAAGGLREAVVDGETGVVLESREPSVWAAEIERILTDSGYAAGLASAGREHAERLSWERSASGLEDVYRRVLGSGSRVGS, from the coding sequence GTGAGCACGACGAGCGAACCCCTGCACATCGGGCTGGTGTCGCTGCACACCTCCCCCGGAGACGAACCCGGATCGGGCGAGGTCGGCGGCATGAACGTCGTCGTCCGACACCAGGCCGAGGCGTTGGCCGACCGTGGCCACCACGTCGACATCATCACGCGGCGTTCGGCGCCGACGCAGCCGGACTCGGTGTCGCTCGTGCCGGGTGTGTGTCTGCGGTTCCTGTCGGCGGGTCCGGCGGAGCCGGTGCCGAAGGGCGAGCACGACGCGTTCATCGAGCCGTTCCGGCGCGAGCTCGAGCAGCTCGGGCCGTTCGACGTCCTGCACTCGCACCACTGGTTCTCCGGTGCCGCTGCGCTGCCGGTCGCCCGTGAGCGCGGCATCCCGCACGTGCAGTCCTTCCACTCGATCGCGGCCGGCCCCGAGACACCGCTGTCCGAGGGCGAGCGGCCCGAGTCCGCCGGGCGCATCGCGGGCGAACAGCTGCTGGCTCGGGAGTCCGATGCAGTCGTCGTGGTGTCCGAGGCCGAGGCCTCGACGGTCCGGACGCGGCTCGGCGGTGCCGACGCGCGCATCTGGATCGTGCCGCCTGGGGTCGACGGGTCCGTCTTCCGCCCCGCGGCCGTCGGGGCACGCCGAGCCGCCACCCCCTACGTCGTCGCGGCGGCTCGCGTCCAGCCGTTGAAGGGGCTCGACCTGGCCATCGAGGCGATCGCGGGCATCAGCCAGGAGGCCCGCCCCACGTTGGTCATCGCGGGTGATGCCTCGAGTGAGGCGGGTGACTACGTGGACGAACTGCGTCGGCTCGCCGCCGCGCGTGGCATCGCCGACCGCGTCACCTTCATCGGGCCGCAGTCGCGTGCCGACCTGGCGTTCCTGTTCCGTGGCGCGGCAGCCGTGCTCGTGCCGTCGCACTCCGAGACGTACGGTCTCGTGGCGCTGGAGGGCTCGGCGTCCGGCGTGCCGGTCGTGGCGGCCGCTGCCGGGGGTCTGCGCGAGGCCGTGGTCGACGGGGAGACGGGCGTCGTGCTCGAGTCCCGTGAGCCGTCGGTGTGGGCTGCCGAGATCGAGCGGATCCTGACGGACTCCGGGTACGCGGCGGGGCTGGCCTCGGCGGGCCGCGAGCACGCGGAGCGTCTGAGCTGGGAGCGGTCGGCTTCGGGCCTCGAGGACGTGTACCGCCGGGTGCTCGGCAGCGGGTCGCGGGTCGGATCGTGA
- a CDS encoding DUF429 domain-containing protein, producing the protein MSAYLGVDLAWGLGTASRAPNETGLVAMESDGTITDAGWARGVDDVADWIAAHLGPRSLIAVDASLVVTNPTGIREAERQVGQRYGRWKVAANPTNQASAASAGTQLLDRLTELGVDYVSDTASMHDRTGPAVFECYPYTTLVGVEELGYDVERPRYKRLDLRIPAAEARARRAEAFDELVRRLRVTPLDPALLLDSHPLTARLADPSVLHGPTHKHREDLLDGALCAWTAAFWERHGDQRVQILGGEPRLPTDPADEAGRRPVVVAPARPSQRRPRG; encoded by the coding sequence GTGAGCGCGTACCTCGGAGTGGACCTGGCGTGGGGGCTCGGCACCGCGAGCCGCGCGCCGAACGAGACCGGACTGGTCGCGATGGAGTCCGACGGCACGATCACCGATGCCGGATGGGCCCGCGGGGTCGACGACGTCGCCGACTGGATCGCGGCACACCTCGGGCCGCGGTCGCTCATCGCGGTCGACGCCTCACTCGTGGTGACGAACCCGACGGGGATCCGCGAAGCGGAACGGCAGGTCGGGCAGCGGTACGGCCGGTGGAAGGTCGCGGCGAACCCGACGAACCAGGCCTCTGCGGCGAGCGCCGGCACCCAGCTGCTCGACCGGCTCACCGAGCTCGGCGTCGACTACGTGTCCGACACCGCATCGATGCACGACAGGACCGGGCCGGCGGTGTTCGAGTGCTACCCCTACACGACGCTCGTCGGGGTGGAGGAGCTCGGGTACGACGTCGAGCGTCCCCGCTACAAGCGACTCGACCTCCGGATCCCCGCCGCCGAGGCACGTGCCCGTCGCGCCGAGGCGTTCGACGAGCTCGTCCGGCGTCTGCGAGTGACGCCGCTCGACCCGGCGCTGCTGCTCGACTCGCACCCGCTGACAGCGCGGCTCGCCGACCCGTCGGTGCTGCACGGTCCGACGCACAAGCACCGCGAGGACCTGCTCGACGGCGCCCTCTGTGCCTGGACGGCGGCGTTCTGGGAGCGACACGGCGACCAGCGCGTGCAGATCCTGGGAGGCGAGCCGCGCCTCCCCACCGATCCTGCGGACGAGGCGGGCCGCCGGCCCGTCGTGGTGGCGCCCGCGCGCCCGTCGCAGCGGAGGCCGCGCGGCTAG
- the ligD gene encoding non-homologous end-joining DNA ligase: MASEATTVRVPGPDGGREVRISSPSRVLWPDAGITKLDLAEYLVTVGDAFVRANGDRPISLQRFPGGVDGEQFFSKNPPKGAPEYVRSVTVTYPSGRKHPQLVVDEPAVAVWAAQMNTVVFHPWASRAEDSDHPDQLRIDLDPQPGTDFSDTVPVAQELRKVLAEAGLTAWIKTSGNRGLHVFAPIAPEHEFLDVRHAVIAAARELERRMPDRVTTAWWKEERGQRVFVDFNQANRDRTMAGAYSPRALAHASVSTPITWDELPTADPTTFTIGTAPERLATIGDPWQSMHDEHASIAPLLEWWERDLENGEGELPFPPDFPKMPGEPPRVQPSRAKKP; encoded by the coding sequence ATGGCGAGCGAAGCGACGACGGTGCGGGTACCCGGGCCCGACGGGGGCCGCGAGGTCCGGATCAGCAGTCCATCGCGCGTGCTCTGGCCGGACGCCGGGATCACGAAGCTCGACCTCGCCGAGTACCTGGTGACCGTGGGCGACGCCTTCGTCCGGGCCAACGGCGACCGGCCCATCTCGCTGCAGCGGTTCCCCGGCGGTGTCGACGGCGAGCAGTTCTTCTCGAAGAACCCGCCGAAGGGCGCCCCGGAGTACGTGCGATCGGTCACGGTGACGTACCCGAGCGGCCGGAAGCACCCGCAGCTCGTGGTCGACGAGCCGGCCGTGGCGGTGTGGGCCGCGCAGATGAACACCGTGGTCTTCCACCCCTGGGCGTCGCGCGCCGAGGACAGCGACCACCCGGACCAGCTCCGCATCGACCTCGACCCGCAGCCCGGCACGGACTTCTCGGACACGGTGCCGGTGGCGCAGGAGCTCCGGAAGGTCCTGGCGGAAGCGGGTCTGACGGCGTGGATCAAGACGAGCGGCAACCGCGGTCTCCACGTGTTCGCCCCGATCGCACCCGAGCACGAGTTCCTCGACGTCCGGCACGCCGTGATCGCCGCCGCACGCGAACTCGAACGCCGGATGCCCGACCGGGTCACGACGGCGTGGTGGAAGGAGGAACGCGGCCAGCGGGTCTTCGTCGACTTCAACCAGGCGAACCGCGACCGCACGATGGCCGGTGCCTACAGTCCGCGGGCACTGGCGCACGCCTCGGTGTCGACGCCGATCACCTGGGACGAACTGCCGACAGCCGACCCGACGACGTTCACGATCGGGACGGCCCCGGAACGTCTGGCGACGATCGGTGATCCGTGGCAGTCGATGCACGACGAGCACGCGAGCATCGCCCCGCTGCTGGAGTGGTGGGAGCGCGACCTGGAGAACGGTGAGGGCGAGCTGCCCTTCCCGCCGGACTTCCCGAAGATGCCCGGCGAACCACCGCGCGTGCAGCCGTCGCGAGCGAAGAAGCCCTGA
- a CDS encoding ATP-dependent DNA ligase, with the protein MEIAPMLAKAVADVPEPDSVTGGLRYEPKWDGFRGIVTIDGDDVEIGSRGAKPLTRYFPELVEAFRAQFGGRDHPVVLDGEVILRSGEPGAERLDWEALSQRIHPAASRIAKLSAETPAQFVAFDLLAADGDELVDLPFDERRERLEQLTSGMADPLFVTRTTLDVEQAREWLTTFEGAGLDGVVAKRRAKPYEPGKRTMLKIKHHRTADVVAIGYRVHKSGSGVGSLLVGLYGDDGELRQVGGVSAFSDERRLALVDELEPVVLRDADGRPVTGDGERSRFSSGRDTSFVRLAPEVVLEVRYDQMEGERFRHTVQFERWRPDRDAESCGFDQLEVPSAYDLRDVLS; encoded by the coding sequence ATGGAGATCGCACCGATGCTGGCCAAGGCCGTCGCCGACGTCCCGGAACCCGACAGCGTGACCGGCGGCCTGCGGTACGAACCGAAGTGGGACGGCTTCCGCGGCATCGTGACGATCGACGGCGACGACGTCGAGATCGGCAGCCGCGGGGCGAAACCGCTCACCCGCTACTTCCCCGAACTCGTCGAGGCGTTCCGCGCCCAGTTCGGCGGCCGCGACCATCCTGTCGTGCTCGACGGCGAGGTGATCCTGCGTTCCGGCGAGCCCGGAGCCGAACGCCTCGACTGGGAGGCGCTGTCGCAACGCATCCACCCGGCGGCGTCGCGGATCGCGAAGCTCAGCGCCGAGACGCCGGCACAGTTCGTGGCGTTCGACCTGCTCGCGGCGGACGGCGACGAGCTGGTCGACCTGCCGTTCGACGAGCGCCGCGAACGCCTGGAACAGCTCACGAGCGGTATGGCCGACCCGCTGTTCGTCACGCGCACCACGCTCGACGTCGAACAGGCCCGCGAGTGGCTCACCACCTTCGAGGGCGCCGGACTCGACGGCGTCGTCGCCAAACGCCGGGCCAAGCCGTACGAGCCGGGCAAGCGGACGATGCTCAAGATCAAGCACCACCGGACGGCCGACGTCGTCGCGATCGGGTACCGCGTGCACAAGAGCGGCTCGGGGGTCGGGTCGCTGCTCGTGGGGTTGTACGGCGACGACGGCGAGCTCCGCCAGGTGGGCGGCGTGTCCGCCTTCTCCGACGAACGCCGGCTCGCCCTGGTCGACGAGCTCGAGCCCGTCGTGCTCCGCGATGCGGACGGGAGGCCCGTCACCGGCGACGGGGAACGGTCGCGTTTCTCGTCGGGTCGCGACACGTCGTTCGTCCGGCTGGCGCCGGAGGTCGTGCTCGAGGTCCGGTACGACCAGATGGAGGGCGAGCGGTTCCGGCACACGGTGCAGTTCGAGCGGTGGCGCCCGGACCGCGACGCGGAGTCGTGCGGCTTCGACCAGCTCGAGGTGCCCTCCGCGTACGACCTGCGGGATGTCCTGTCCTGA
- a CDS encoding MBL fold metallo-hydrolase: MTTVPPSAAPAPEPISPVQAAALRDGVLPPVEQVRPGTWTFAVPFRFGVPDATLVYAVEGADGSLALIDPGWSADGGLDEVRAALSAIDRSLDDVSLVAVTHLHADHLGAAAAIRRAIGARIAMHGLEVEALDRERTDAVQNDADIATWGLPPELHDGVVAAWGSGRRIGLGRSEAPYADLLLADGDVLPIPGRTIRTLWTPGHTAGHVCFVDEADGLLFTGDHVLPRINSGIGLGGRTATNPLGDYLASLGRLDGYAGLEVCPGHEYRFTDVIARARTLARHREERSRHVAEALDVLVRPTLFEVAARVPFSGGIESMTGFLLASALTQTAFHAELLGRSDEIRPA, from the coding sequence GTGACGACCGTGCCTCCGTCGGCAGCGCCGGCTCCGGAACCGATCAGCCCCGTGCAGGCCGCCGCGCTCCGCGACGGCGTCCTGCCGCCCGTCGAACAGGTGCGGCCGGGCACCTGGACCTTCGCGGTACCGTTCCGGTTCGGTGTGCCCGACGCGACCCTGGTCTACGCGGTCGAGGGGGCGGACGGCTCGCTCGCGCTGATCGACCCCGGGTGGTCGGCCGACGGCGGGCTGGACGAGGTCCGCGCCGCACTGTCGGCGATCGACCGGTCGCTCGACGACGTGTCCCTGGTGGCCGTCACGCACCTGCACGCCGACCACCTCGGCGCCGCCGCCGCGATCCGCCGAGCGATCGGTGCGCGGATCGCGATGCACGGGCTCGAGGTCGAGGCGCTGGACCGCGAGCGCACCGACGCCGTGCAGAACGACGCCGACATCGCCACGTGGGGCCTGCCGCCCGAGCTGCACGACGGCGTCGTCGCGGCCTGGGGGAGCGGGCGACGGATCGGGCTCGGGCGGAGCGAGGCGCCGTACGCCGACCTGCTGCTGGCGGACGGCGACGTGCTGCCGATCCCCGGTCGCACCATCCGGACGCTCTGGACGCCCGGGCACACCGCCGGTCACGTGTGCTTCGTCGACGAGGCCGACGGACTGTTGTTCACCGGCGATCACGTGCTGCCGCGGATCAACTCCGGGATCGGCCTCGGCGGTCGGACCGCCACGAACCCGCTCGGCGACTACCTGGCGTCGCTCGGCCGACTCGACGGGTACGCCGGGCTCGAGGTCTGCCCGGGCCACGAGTACCGGTTCACCGACGTCATCGCCCGCGCGCGGACGCTGGCGCGGCACCGCGAGGAACGGTCACGGCACGTCGCCGAGGCGCTCGACGTGCTCGTCCGGCCCACGCTGTTCGAGGTCGCCGCGCGCGTGCCGTTCAGCGGCGGGATCGAGTCGATGACCGGGTTCCTGCTCGCGAGCGCGCTGACGCAGACGGCGTTCCACGCGGAGCTGCTCGGACGTTCCGACGAGATCCGTCCTGCCTGA
- a CDS encoding type II toxin-antitoxin system HicA family toxin: protein MRAVQHRAVTTFLRHRGWWLDRTRGSHEVWRGPDGGRLVVPRHRELSPGVVRQVLRVFPDAPDSWR, encoded by the coding sequence GTGCGAGCTGTTCAGCACCGGGCCGTCACGACGTTCCTCCGGCATCGGGGGTGGTGGCTGGACCGAACCCGAGGGAGCCACGAGGTCTGGCGCGGACCCGACGGAGGTCGCCTCGTCGTACCGAGGCACCGAGAGCTGAGCCCCGGCGTGGTGCGGCAGGTGCTCAGGGTCTTCCCGGATGCACCGGACAGCTGGCGATGA
- a CDS encoding FMN-dependent NADH-azoreductase, translating to MPTLLHIDSSADLAHSRSRALTAAFADAWRARGPEYTVVRRDLYVDQLPHLETSALHWAAADRTADETVAPEAEALRQEVIDELLAADVVVVGSPLYNYTVPSTLKAWIDRIHVPGVLAGDVQPLAGRPVVTVVSRGATYDAGTPTEDWDHGSPVLHLILGTALGMKPYPITVSATLADRLPDLAPLAEHASAEFADAKTTLERLATTLG from the coding sequence ATGCCCACGCTGCTGCACATCGACTCCTCGGCCGATCTCGCTCACTCCCGTTCGCGCGCGCTGACCGCCGCGTTCGCCGACGCCTGGCGCGCCCGCGGACCGGAGTACACGGTGGTCCGCCGCGACCTGTACGTCGACCAGCTCCCGCACCTCGAGACCTCGGCGCTGCACTGGGCGGCAGCGGACCGCACCGCGGACGAGACCGTCGCCCCCGAGGCCGAAGCGCTCCGCCAGGAGGTCATCGACGAACTCCTCGCCGCCGACGTCGTGGTGGTCGGTTCGCCGCTGTACAACTACACGGTGCCGTCGACGCTCAAGGCGTGGATCGACCGCATCCACGTCCCCGGCGTCCTGGCCGGCGACGTGCAGCCCCTGGCCGGCCGTCCGGTCGTCACCGTGGTCAGCCGCGGCGCGACGTACGACGCCGGCACCCCGACCGAGGACTGGGACCACGGATCGCCCGTCCTGCACCTCATCCTCGGCACGGCGCTCGGCATGAAGCCCTACCCGATCACGGTCAGTGCGACCCTGGCCGACCGGCTGCCTGACCTCGCGCCGCTCGCCGAGCACGCGTCCGCCGAGTTCGCCGACGCGAAGACGACGCTCGAGCGCTTGGCCACCACCCTCGGCTGA
- a CDS encoding putative Ig domain-containing protein codes for MHRSTSAVRRACAVGTTVALVGLTTGLGIMSATAASAVEPVDSTQPVVSEETPAPVDATETPAPTDDPTVPADETTDVPAPAPAEETPAPTPSDDATAPADEPAAPETTAPAAETPAPTATPTPDVTTKAADATVTIDGAAKVGTLLSAVVTGFDEDSSYKYVWADQDRNVLSKTATYRIDPTDVRKTITVTVTGTLPGATDTTSVTSDATAPVTQTPAFLGEDGKPTKAGADADHPLELSTAAGDAFSYTFRAQGFPEPTYALAYSFDEDAEFYDSPADQLPDGLTFDASTGELSGVTTWSSDWTFAVTATSGTETVTQYVDLTVEAAAPLGVVVFTTDRAGAFDFDDDDTSTRTTWVIDPEGKVYTITMKGDGEGGSVGTEVDGGRPTIKQGGTLVVSGNLVDRYGNEILDENDESIVPTVTSDVASDVIAPDPDLDFFGLVNVTFPHASIHNLTVAAGEFSTSFAVDVQPTAVPAVPGVATPVTPVPAAAPVTPTNRGGQLAYTGSDATGALPWALGLLVAGAGLIGARTLRRRRAQR; via the coding sequence GTGCACCGCAGCACCTCCGCCGTTCGTCGCGCATGCGCCGTCGGCACCACCGTCGCACTCGTCGGTCTGACCACCGGTCTCGGCATCATGTCCGCGACCGCCGCCAGCGCCGTCGAGCCGGTCGACTCGACGCAGCCCGTCGTCTCCGAGGAGACCCCGGCACCCGTCGACGCGACGGAGACGCCCGCACCGACCGACGACCCGACGGTCCCCGCAGACGAGACCACGGACGTCCCCGCCCCGGCCCCCGCCGAGGAGACCCCGGCTCCCACCCCGAGCGACGACGCGACCGCCCCGGCCGACGAGCCGGCCGCTCCGGAGACCACGGCTCCGGCCGCCGAGACCCCGGCGCCGACCGCGACGCCGACGCCGGACGTGACCACCAAGGCCGCCGACGCCACCGTCACCATCGACGGCGCGGCGAAGGTCGGCACGCTCCTGAGCGCCGTCGTCACCGGCTTCGACGAGGACTCCTCGTACAAGTACGTCTGGGCTGACCAGGACCGCAACGTCCTGTCGAAGACCGCGACCTACCGCATCGACCCCACCGACGTGCGCAAGACGATCACCGTCACGGTGACCGGCACGCTGCCCGGCGCCACGGACACCACCTCGGTGACCTCCGACGCGACCGCTCCGGTCACCCAGACCCCCGCCTTCCTCGGCGAGGACGGCAAGCCGACGAAGGCCGGCGCCGACGCCGACCACCCGCTCGAGCTGAGCACCGCCGCCGGCGACGCGTTCTCGTACACGTTCCGCGCGCAGGGCTTCCCGGAGCCGACGTACGCGCTCGCGTACTCCTTCGACGAGGACGCCGAGTTCTACGATTCCCCCGCCGACCAGCTGCCCGACGGCCTGACCTTCGACGCGTCGACCGGTGAGCTGAGCGGTGTCACGACCTGGAGCTCCGACTGGACCTTCGCCGTCACCGCGACCAGCGGTACCGAGACCGTCACGCAGTACGTCGACCTGACCGTCGAGGCAGCAGCACCGCTGGGCGTGGTGGTCTTCACGACGGACCGTGCCGGCGCGTTCGACTTCGACGACGACGACACGAGCACCCGGACCACCTGGGTCATCGACCCGGAGGGCAAGGTCTACACGATCACCATGAAGGGTGACGGCGAAGGTGGGTCCGTCGGGACCGAGGTCGACGGTGGTCGACCGACCATCAAGCAGGGCGGCACCCTGGTCGTCTCCGGCAACCTGGTCGACCGGTACGGCAACGAGATCCTCGACGAGAACGACGAGTCGATCGTCCCGACCGTCACGTCCGACGTCGCCAGCGACGTCATCGCGCCGGACCCCGACCTGGACTTCTTCGGTCTCGTGAACGTCACGTTCCCGCACGCGTCGATCCACAACCTGACCGTCGCCGCCGGCGAGTTCAGCACCTCGTTCGCGGTGGACGTCCAGCCGACCGCGGTCCCGGCCGTCCCCGGCGTCGCCACGCCGGTCACCCCGGTCCCCGCGGCCGCACCGGTCACCCCGACGAACCGTGGCGGCCAGCTCGCCTACACAGGTTCGGACGCCACCGGCGCCCTGCCCTGGGCCCTCGGCCTGCTCGTCGCCGGTGCCGGCCTGATCGGCGCCCGCACCCTGCGCCGTCGCCGCGCACAGCGCTGA